AATGGCCCAAAGTGATTTACCCAATTCAGCTTGTGGGTCTAGAGGATTTTGTTGGGTAGCATGACCTACAAGCTTTTCAGCACAGTATCTCCAGGCACGAGCTTCATTTACTGAAGTGATCGTCTGAAGACGCAATAAAACTGTCTCTAATTCATTTGGAAAAAGCTTTTGGCCTTTTGTCAGAATTGCTTCACGTACACCGATTTTTCCAAAATCATGTAAAAGACTTGCGTAGCGAATTTCTCGTATTTGTTCAGTTGAGAAGCGAATGTCTTTAAGTATTCCAGAAGTAGTTGAGTCAACGACCTCTGCAAGGCGCACAGTGAGTTGCGCTACACGATCACTATGACCAGATGTTGACGGGTCTCTTGCTTCAATAGCCATAACTGAAGCTTTAACAAAACTTTCAAAGAGATTACTTATGTCTTCAGTAAGTTTTGCGTTCTCAAGAGCCACAGCGGCGTGAGATGCAAATGTGTGCATGAGTTTGTCGTCATGTTCAGAAAAAGCAATAATGTCTGCTTCAGGAACTCTGATTGAAGCTTCTCCTGGTGGAATGTCGTCAGCGCGCCTGTAAGTTCTTTTTTTATTTACAAGTTGTACGACTCCAAGAATTTTTCCTTTATTTGTTTTAATAGGAACCGCAAGAACTGATTTAGTTCTGTATTTATTCATGCGATCCATCACAGGATTAAATTTATAAGGAGTTCCTGTGGGTAGTGCATAGGCATCTCGAATACGAATACTTTGACCGGTGAGTGCGACATAACCAGCAATACTGTCGTGATTTAATTCTAATAATTGTCTTTTAAGTGATGCGCCAGTTGCTGCAGAATTCAATGAATGACTAAATCTCAACATCGGGACAAACTCTGAGCGTGCGCCGCCAATGCTGTCTTGTTTTATTCTTTCTATAAGATAAATACTGCCACCATCGGCATATGTATTTTCTGTTGCTTTACCTAAGATCATTTCTAAAATTTTAGTGGATTCATGTTCAGCGGATAAAGCAGCACCAACCTCAAGCAAACTCGCGAGTTCGCGATCTTCTTGAACAGTTCTGGGTTTGAGGCGATAAACTTTACCGCTCTTTTGATTTTTAGGCTGACTCAAACTGTTTATCCTTTATGTATTAAAATACACCATCCATTTGATTACTTATCGTCAAATGGACCTAACACCTTGAATTCACGCCTTGAATTCTTCATGATTTTAAATGTGAGTTATATCAGTCAATTAGAAATAAAAAACCAGGTGTCAAACACCTGGTTGTCGGTCGAGCAGGACCCCATTTCGGTATCAGTTATGCAGATTTTTTCATCAATCTGCGACTGTAATCATAGAATTTCTTATTAAAATCAGTGGGCTTGCGACCCTCTTTGGTAATAAGACCTTCTTTAAACCAGTCGAAATGTTCCATGCAAAAATTTGCCTTTTCTGATTTGCTTTTGCAGCTTTCAGCAAGACACATTCCTGGCAATGAAATTACGTTATTTTTAGACGGGCCTTGGTGCGAAACTT
This genomic stretch from Oligoflexia bacterium harbors:
- a CDS encoding HD domain-containing phosphohydrolase — its product is MSQPKNQKSGKVYRLKPRTVQEDRELASLLEVGAALSAEHESTKILEMILGKATENTYADGGSIYLIERIKQDSIGGARSEFVPMLRFSHSLNSAATGASLKRQLLELNHDSIAGYVALTGQSIRIRDAYALPTGTPYKFNPVMDRMNKYRTKSVLAVPIKTNKGKILGVVQLVNKKRTYRRADDIPPGEASIRVPEADIIAFSEHDDKLMHTFASHAAVALENAKLTEDISNLFESFVKASVMAIEARDPSTSGHSDRVAQLTVRLAEVVDSTTSGILKDIRFSTEQIREIRYASLLHDFGKIGVREAILTKGQKLFPNELETVLLRLQTITSVNEARAWRYCAEKLVGHATQQNPLDPQAELGKSLWAIDQFRQQIDQIRRGILKANESQILDKDFDIIKLMGEIKRMSEDIGQKILDENEIVRLSVKRGTLSPQERVQIESHVSHTYDFLSQIAWTETLQNVPEIAHAHHEKLDGTGYPRKLKADQIPIQSRMMTISDIYDALTAFDRPYKKAVDNTRALDILHDEAKEGKLDKELLRIFIEARAYEVTHPLRQKKTG